In a genomic window of Perognathus longimembris pacificus isolate PPM17 chromosome 21, ASM2315922v1, whole genome shotgun sequence:
- the Stox2 gene encoding storkhead-box protein 2 isoform X5: MSPISQSQFIPLGEILCLAISAMNSARKPVTQEALMEHLTTCFPGVPTPSQEILRHTLNTLVRERKIYPTPDGYFIVTPQTYFITPSLIRTNSKWYHLDERIPDRSQCTSPQPGTITPSASGCVRERTLPRNHCDSCHCCREDMHSMHASTLQRKATKDCKDPYCPPSLCQVPPTEKSKSTVNFSYKTETLSKPKDNEKQSKKFGLKLFRLSFKKDKTKQLANFSAQFPPEEWPLRDEDTPTTIPREVEMEIIRRINPDLTVENVMRHTALMKKLEEEKAHRSKAGSSAHHSGRSKKSRTHRKSHGKSRSHSKTRVSKGDPSDGSHLDIPGEREYDFCDPLTRAPREGCFIIEHKGDNFIMHSNTNVIESHFPMTPEWDVSGELAKRRTEMPFPEPSRGSSHSKVHRSHSHTQDRRSRNERSNKAKERSRSMDNSKGPLGASSLGTPDDLAEGCSQDDQTPSQSYIDDSTLRPAQTVGHPRAHISSTSYKEVCIPEIVSSSKEPSSACSLLEPGKPPESLPSYGELNSCPTKTAADDYFQCNTSSETVLTAPSPLGKNKEDHDTLTLAEGVKKLSPSERQVPHSSREPAGHKEESPKGPGGGPAASGGVAEGIANGRLIQHHSTEPSSLDKRKEIFSKDTLFKPLHSTLSVNSYHKSSLSLLKSHPKTPADTLPGRCDKLDPSLGTSAAQAMPASQRQQESGGNQEASFDYYNVSDDDDSEEGANKNPEEEKNRDDVGTMQWLLEREKERDLQRKFEKNLTLLTPKETDSSSNQRATHSARLDSMDSSSITVDSGFNSPRTRESLASNTSSIVESNRRQNPALSPAHGGAGPAFNFRASADPPTNEAEKLQKPSNCLQASVTSV, from the exons ATGTCTCCCATCAGTCAGTCTCAGTTTATTCCACTCGGGGAAATCCTttgcttggccatctcagcaatGAACTCAGCGAGAAAACCTGTCACCCAAGAAGCACTGATGGAACACCTGACCACGTGTTTCCCAG gtGTTCCCACCCCAAGCCAAGAAATTCTTCGGCATACCCTGAACACATTGGTACGGGAGAGGAAAATCTACCCAACTCCAGATGGTTACTTCATCGTGACCCCACAGACCTATTTCATAACCCCATCCCTCATAAGAACTAACAGTAAATGGTACCATTTGGATGAGAGGATACCTGACAGGTCTCAGTGTACTTCTCCACAACCTGGAACCATAACGCCCTCTGCCTCAGGCTGTGTCAGGGAAAGGACATTGCCCAGAAACCACTGCGACTCTTGCCACTGCTGCCGGGAAGACATGCACAGCATGCACGCCTCCACGCTGCAGAGGAAAGCCACCAAGGACTGCAAAGACCCCTACTGCCCTCCTTCGCTCTGCCAGGTGCCACCCACGGAAAAAAGCAAAAGTACTGTCAATTTTTCTTACAAGACAGAAACTCTCTCCAAACCGAAAGATAATGAAAAGCAGTCAAAAAAATTCGGGCTCAAGTTATTCCGGCTAAGTTTTAAGAAAGATAAGACTAAACAGTTAGCCAATTTTTCTGCCCAGTTCCCCCCTGAAGAATGGCCCCTGCGTGATGAAGATACGCCAACCACTATCCCTCGCGAAGTAGAGATGGAAATCATTCGGCGTATTAACCCGGACTTGACCGTGGAAAATGTCATGAGACACACTGCACTAATGAAGAAACTTGAAGAAGAGaaagctcacaggagcaaagcgGGATCCTCAGCCCACCACAGCGGGAGGAGTAAAAAGAGTAGGACTCATCGGAAGTCCCACGGGAAGTCTCGCTCCCATAGTAAGACACGGGTGTCTAAAGGAGACCCTTCCGATGGCTCCCATCTGGATATCCCTGGCGAAAGAGAGTATGACTTTTGTGATCCCTTAACCAGGGCCCCTAGGGAGGGCTGTTTCATCATTGAACACAAAGGAGACAACTTCATTATGCACAGCAACACAAACGTGATCGAATCCCACTTCCCCATGACACCAGAATGGGATGTGTCTGGTGAATTGGCCAAAAGGAGAACTGAGATGCCTTTTCCTGAACCTTCCAGGGGAAGCTCCCACTCAAAAGTGCACCGAAGCCACAGCCATACCCAAGACCGAAGGTCCAGGAATGAGAGATCCAACAAAGCCAAGGAGAGGTCCAGATCCATGGATAACTCCAAAGGTCCCCTGGGTGCTTCTTCTCTCGGGACTCCTGACGACCTGGCCGAAGGGTGTAGCCAAGATGACCAGACTCCCAGCCAATCCTACATCGACGACAGTACTTTAAGGCCTGCCCAGACTGTTGGTCATCCGAGGGCTCACATCTCATCCACAAGCTATAAAGAGGTGTGCATTCCAGAAATAGTCAGTAGCAGTAAAGAACCTTCTAGTGCATGTAGCCTTTTGGAGCCAGGCAAACCCCCAGAGAGTTTGCCTTCCTATGGTGAACTCAACTCTTGTCCAACAAAAACAGCCGCCGATGACTATTTCCAGTGTAACACCTCCAGTGAGACAGTGCTCACGGCACCCTCACCCTTGGGGAAGAATAAGGAGGACCATGACACACTAACCCTGGCAGAAGGGGTGAAAAAGCTGTCTCCATCAGAGCGGCAAGTCCCCCATTCCTCCAGGGAACCTGCCGGGCACAAGGAAGAGTCACCAAAAGGGCCTGGTGGAGGCCCTGCCGCTTCAGGGGGAGTAGCTGAAGGAATTGCCAATGGACGCCTCATCCAACATCATAGCACTGAGCCCAGCAGCCTAGACAAGAGGAAAGAGATATTCAGCAAAGATACCCTGTTCAAACCTCTCCACAGTACCTTGTCTGTAAACAGCTATCACAAATCCAGTCTGTCCCTCCTCAAATCTCACCCCAAAACACCTGCTGACACACTGCCAGGCCGATGTGACAAACTGGACCCTTCCCTTGGGACGTCGGCGGCACAAGCCATGCCTGCTTCCCAGCGCCAGCAGGAGTCTGGAGGGAACCAGGAAGCCTCTTTTGACTATTACAATGTCTCTGATGATGACGACTCTGAGGAAGGAGCCAACAAAAACccagaggaggagaaaaatagagATGATGTGGGCACTATGCAGTGGCtcctggagagagagaaggagcgaGACTTGCAGAGGAAATTTGAGAAGAACCTTACCCTCCTCACCCCAAAAGAAACAGACAGTAGCAGCAACCAGAGAGCCACCCATTCCGCTCGGCTTGACAGCATGGACAGCAGCAGCATCACCGTAGACAGTGGATTCAACTCCCCACG
- the Stox2 gene encoding storkhead-box protein 2 isoform X6 gives MASPLFVLGVPTPSQEILRHTLNTLVRERKIYPTPDGYFIVTPQTYFITPSLIRTNSKWYHLDERIPDRSQCTSPQPGTITPSASGCVRERTLPRNHCDSCHCCREDMHSMHASTLQRKATKDCKDPYCPPSLCQVPPTEKSKSTVNFSYKTETLSKPKDNEKQSKKFGLKLFRLSFKKDKTKQLANFSAQFPPEEWPLRDEDTPTTIPREVEMEIIRRINPDLTVENVMRHTALMKKLEEEKAHRSKAGSSAHHSGRSKKSRTHRKSHGKSRSHSKTRVSKGDPSDGSHLDIPGEREYDFCDPLTRAPREGCFIIEHKGDNFIMHSNTNVIESHFPMTPEWDVSGELAKRRTEMPFPEPSRGSSHSKVHRSHSHTQDRRSRNERSNKAKERSRSMDNSKGPLGASSLGTPDDLAEGCSQDDQTPSQSYIDDSTLRPAQTVGHPRAHISSTSYKEVCIPEIVSSSKEPSSACSLLEPGKPPESLPSYGELNSCPTKTAADDYFQCNTSSETVLTAPSPLGKNKEDHDTLTLAEGVKKLSPSERQVPHSSREPAGHKEESPKGPGGGPAASGGVAEGIANGRLIQHHSTEPSSLDKRKEIFSKDTLFKPLHSTLSVNSYHKSSLSLLKSHPKTPADTLPGRCDKLDPSLGTSAAQAMPASQRQQESGGNQEASFDYYNVSDDDDSEEGANKNPEEEKNRDDVGTMQWLLEREKERDLQRKFEKNLTLLTPKETDSSSNQRATHSARLDSMDSSSITVDSGFNSPRTRESLASNTSSIVESNRRQNPALSPAHGGAGPAFNFRASADPPTNEAEKLQKPSNCLQASVTSV, from the coding sequence ATGGCATctcctttgtttgttttaggtGTTCCCACCCCAAGCCAAGAAATTCTTCGGCATACCCTGAACACATTGGTACGGGAGAGGAAAATCTACCCAACTCCAGATGGTTACTTCATCGTGACCCCACAGACCTATTTCATAACCCCATCCCTCATAAGAACTAACAGTAAATGGTACCATTTGGATGAGAGGATACCTGACAGGTCTCAGTGTACTTCTCCACAACCTGGAACCATAACGCCCTCTGCCTCAGGCTGTGTCAGGGAAAGGACATTGCCCAGAAACCACTGCGACTCTTGCCACTGCTGCCGGGAAGACATGCACAGCATGCACGCCTCCACGCTGCAGAGGAAAGCCACCAAGGACTGCAAAGACCCCTACTGCCCTCCTTCGCTCTGCCAGGTGCCACCCACGGAAAAAAGCAAAAGTACTGTCAATTTTTCTTACAAGACAGAAACTCTCTCCAAACCGAAAGATAATGAAAAGCAGTCAAAAAAATTCGGGCTCAAGTTATTCCGGCTAAGTTTTAAGAAAGATAAGACTAAACAGTTAGCCAATTTTTCTGCCCAGTTCCCCCCTGAAGAATGGCCCCTGCGTGATGAAGATACGCCAACCACTATCCCTCGCGAAGTAGAGATGGAAATCATTCGGCGTATTAACCCGGACTTGACCGTGGAAAATGTCATGAGACACACTGCACTAATGAAGAAACTTGAAGAAGAGaaagctcacaggagcaaagcgGGATCCTCAGCCCACCACAGCGGGAGGAGTAAAAAGAGTAGGACTCATCGGAAGTCCCACGGGAAGTCTCGCTCCCATAGTAAGACACGGGTGTCTAAAGGAGACCCTTCCGATGGCTCCCATCTGGATATCCCTGGCGAAAGAGAGTATGACTTTTGTGATCCCTTAACCAGGGCCCCTAGGGAGGGCTGTTTCATCATTGAACACAAAGGAGACAACTTCATTATGCACAGCAACACAAACGTGATCGAATCCCACTTCCCCATGACACCAGAATGGGATGTGTCTGGTGAATTGGCCAAAAGGAGAACTGAGATGCCTTTTCCTGAACCTTCCAGGGGAAGCTCCCACTCAAAAGTGCACCGAAGCCACAGCCATACCCAAGACCGAAGGTCCAGGAATGAGAGATCCAACAAAGCCAAGGAGAGGTCCAGATCCATGGATAACTCCAAAGGTCCCCTGGGTGCTTCTTCTCTCGGGACTCCTGACGACCTGGCCGAAGGGTGTAGCCAAGATGACCAGACTCCCAGCCAATCCTACATCGACGACAGTACTTTAAGGCCTGCCCAGACTGTTGGTCATCCGAGGGCTCACATCTCATCCACAAGCTATAAAGAGGTGTGCATTCCAGAAATAGTCAGTAGCAGTAAAGAACCTTCTAGTGCATGTAGCCTTTTGGAGCCAGGCAAACCCCCAGAGAGTTTGCCTTCCTATGGTGAACTCAACTCTTGTCCAACAAAAACAGCCGCCGATGACTATTTCCAGTGTAACACCTCCAGTGAGACAGTGCTCACGGCACCCTCACCCTTGGGGAAGAATAAGGAGGACCATGACACACTAACCCTGGCAGAAGGGGTGAAAAAGCTGTCTCCATCAGAGCGGCAAGTCCCCCATTCCTCCAGGGAACCTGCCGGGCACAAGGAAGAGTCACCAAAAGGGCCTGGTGGAGGCCCTGCCGCTTCAGGGGGAGTAGCTGAAGGAATTGCCAATGGACGCCTCATCCAACATCATAGCACTGAGCCCAGCAGCCTAGACAAGAGGAAAGAGATATTCAGCAAAGATACCCTGTTCAAACCTCTCCACAGTACCTTGTCTGTAAACAGCTATCACAAATCCAGTCTGTCCCTCCTCAAATCTCACCCCAAAACACCTGCTGACACACTGCCAGGCCGATGTGACAAACTGGACCCTTCCCTTGGGACGTCGGCGGCACAAGCCATGCCTGCTTCCCAGCGCCAGCAGGAGTCTGGAGGGAACCAGGAAGCCTCTTTTGACTATTACAATGTCTCTGATGATGACGACTCTGAGGAAGGAGCCAACAAAAACccagaggaggagaaaaatagagATGATGTGGGCACTATGCAGTGGCtcctggagagagagaaggagcgaGACTTGCAGAGGAAATTTGAGAAGAACCTTACCCTCCTCACCCCAAAAGAAACAGACAGTAGCAGCAACCAGAGAGCCACCCATTCCGCTCGGCTTGACAGCATGGACAGCAGCAGCATCACCGTAGACAGTGGATTCAACTCCCCACG